TTGGTCCACGACAGGTCGAAGCCCAGGCCGAACTTGACGTCCTGGTGCCAGAAGCTGGCGGTGGCCACGACCGGCGTGGTGAAGCCCGCCGTGCCGTTGGTGTGGGTGAAGGGCGGCTGGCCGCTACCTAGCAGTGCACCGACGGTCGGGTTGGACAGCACGGCCGAGACGTTGCTCGGCATCGTGAAGTTACCCGTGCCTTCCAGCGTGTGCTTGATCTTGCTGCGGTAGTTCAGCGCGATGCGGTCGTTCGGGGTGAGCTTCCACAGGCCGCCGACCTGCCAGCCGTAGGCCCAGTCGTCGCCCTTGATCTTGGCGACGCCATCGCTGCCCGGGGGCACCACCGCGGCGTACTGGCCGGCCAGGGCACGAGCCACGGCGGGCGAGAGCTGGCCAGCCGCGGCGGCGCGCTGGATCAGGCCCAGGCCCACGGTGTTGTAGTTGATGGCGCTGGTCAGTTCGGCCGTGGTCTTCTGCGCGATGGCGCTGACGCCCAAGGCGAAGTTGTCGGTGACGTCGAAAGAAGCCGACAGGGTGGCGTCATACGACTTGAAGTCGGACTTGATGGCGTTATAACGACCCTTCCAGTCGCCGTCGTATTCGGTCTTGAAGCCGAACGGCGCGGTCAGGCCGAAGCCGACGTGCCAGCGGTCGCTGACCTGGGTGGCCACGTAGAAGGCCGGCACCGGGATGGTGGTGCCCGCGTCGCCGCCGTTGCCGCCGGAGATGGGACGACCCTGCGCGTCGGTGGCGGTACCGTGGAACTTGGTGCTGAAGTTGATGCCGGTGACGTCGGCCTGGAACGTGGTGCCCTTGAGCATGCTCATGGCGGCCGGGTTGTTCACGATGACGGACGCATCGTCACCTGCCGCGGTGGAGCCGGCGAAAGCGCGGCCCAGCGCGGCGGCGCTGTTTTCCTTCAGCTGGAAGGCGCTGGCGTGGGCGGCCTGCGGAGCCACCAGCGCGCCGGCGATGGCCAGCGAAAGGGCGGCGACGGCCAACGGGCGGGTACGGATCAACGTCTGCATGGTGGGGCTCCTGCTTGTTCTGTCTGGGTCGATGTCACATTCGCGCAACGGAAACGTTCTTGTTTTCATACGCGCGTTTAACAATCTGCGGGGGAACTCTGGACGACTTGACGAATAATTTGCAAGTGCCGGTGCAACAAATCTGCAGGAATGTGGTCCGCACGCGCCCGCGGGCGCCGGCCTTTTGCTACCTTAAGTACTCGAACCGCCAGCGAGACCGCCGTCATGCACTGCTATGTCTACGCAAGCCTTCGCAAGCCCGATACCTACGTCTGGATGACCCGCCGGGATGGCCTCGACATGCTTCCCGAACCGCTGGTGCTCCTGCTGGGCGAACTGCGCTTCGTGCTCGAGGTGGAACTCACCCCCCAGCGCAAGCTGCCGCATAACGACACTGAGCAAGTGCTCATCAACCTCGCCGGATGCGGCTGGCACCTGCAGACGCCTCCGGGCGAAACGCTCACCGTGTGCAACCAGCCGAACCACAATCGCGAGATCGATCCCGACCAGATGCTCGTCAGGGCCTGAGCAGGCGAAACCGCGCCGGGCGCGCGGTGCGTTACCAGGGTTAACGCCGCGTTACCGCGTACGGCCATGCGCGTCCGTATACTCCCGCGCATGGCCAATCCCAAACGTCGTCGACCGTCGCTGCTCAAAGCGCTGCCCTGGTTCATCCCCGTCCTTGCTGCGGTCGCCTGCGCCGGCCTCACGGCGTCACCGCTGGCGCTGATTCCGCTGCTGCTGGCGAATGCGCTGGTCATGGGCGCGGTGTGCCATGCCATCGGCTTCGACCCCGAAACCAGCTACCTGCGCACGGCCTTGCGCCGGGGCTCGGCCTACGTGGTGATTTTCACGGCGTATACGTTCGTGGTCTTCGTACTGGTGGCCTGGCCCCTGCTCAAGCTGACCCAGGCGCCCAGCCTGGGCGCGGCGCTCCTGCTGGCTGCCACCCTGGTCGTGGCGCTTGCCGCGCTATGGCGGACCTGGCCCGCCTTCGGCCTGATCTTCCTCTGGGACGACGCCTACCCCGAAGACAGCGGAACGGCCTCGTGGATTTTCACGGCGCTGGCGCGATCCGTGAGTTTCGGCCGCCACCTGTCCGCCGAGGAGCGCTTCTTCTCCCATTTCCTCCCGGCGGCGCTCAGCCTGTTGGTGCTGGCGTTCTGCGCCGTGGCGTTGTCCGGCCTGTACGGCGTGCTGCCTGCGGAAATGCGCCTCGCGTCGCTGGCGCTCTACGGCGTGGTCCTGTTGCCAGTGGCAGGCATGGTGATCGCCAATCGCACCTTGCGCGCACTGCTCCCGGATCGCCGCGTACGCCTCGGTGCGAAACGGGGCGGCATCCCGTCGCGTGAAGACGTCGGGCAGGACGCGGAGCGCCCGGCAAACATCCCGCCGGCACCCCTTCCCGTGCTCAGCACGGAAGAAAGCCAGCCGGGCGTCCGCGAGCGTGCCCTGCTGCTCGCCACCCGCGAGGGTGATATCGCGCGCGCGGTTGCGCTGGTCGAGGCCGGTGCCGAACCGGACACCGGCGCCGAGCCCGGCGACCGCGACCAGCGGCCGGTACTGACACTGGCGGCACTGTCACCCGATTCACGCCTGCTGCGTGCGCTGATCGCGCGGGGCGCGAAGGTCGATCGCGCCCACCAGGGCGTCACCGCATTGCACGCGGCCACGCGCGACAGCTGGCACGGCCGGCCGGACGCCGTACTTACCCTGCTCACCAATGGCGCGCATGCGGCCGCCGTCGACAACGAGGGCAACACGCCACTGCATGGCGCGGTACTGAGTGCCGAACCGACCGTGGCGGCCATGCTGCTGGACGCCGGCGCACCGGTGGATGCGGTGAACGCGGCAGGTGACACGCCCCTGGCGATCGCCTGCCGCGCAGCCAACTGGGCGCTGGTGAGGTTTCTCCTGGAACACGGCGCCAAGGCCTCGCCCGTGGGCGGCGAACCCGCACTGGTCGCGGCAGCCGGCATTGCCGACGACGATGCCGAGGGCGTGAAGGTACTGCTGCGTTACAAGGCAGCGGTGAACGCCACCGACGCCCACGGCCGCTCAGCGCTCATGGCCGCGGCCGCCGAAGGGCACGAACAGATCGCCCGCGCGCTGTTGCAGGCGCACGCGCAACCCAACCTCGCCGATCGCCACGGCACGACGGCGTTGATGGAAGCCGCGCGCGCCGGCGCGCAAGGCATCGTCCAACTGCTGGCCGACGCCCATGCGGACGCCTCGCCGCGCGACGGCCACGGCCGCGACGCACTGACTCTCGCCTGCCAGTCGCCCCGGGCCCAGGCCGCCACGGTGCGGGCGCTGCTGGCGCTCGGCGCCCAGCCGAAAGAGCCCGGCGCGGACGGGCGGAGCGCGCTCGACCACGCGGCCGGGGCCGGACGCTGGGATTTCGTGGCGCTGCTCGATCCGGAAACACCGTTGCCGACATCGCTCAGCGAGTCGGTCGTGCCGGAGGCTGGCGCCGATTCGCCCCTGCACCTCTACGATGCCCTGCGCTTCGGCCACTGGGCCGTGGCTTCCACGTTCACCACCAAGGTACGCGCCTGGCCCGTGGAGGAACTGTCGGCCCTTTATGTCGACCTTGCGGGTCCCGGTTTCGAGGCAGCGCGCGCATGGCTGCTCGACCACGGGCTGCATGCCGAGGCACGGCTGGGTGCACCCGGCGACACGCCCCAGGCCGGACGCCGCCTGTTCGATGCACTGCTACCCCAGCTGCCGCAGTCGGCCGACGCCCTGCTGCAACTGATGCGGGCCGGCGCCAGCCCGGCCGGCGCGGGTCTGCTCGGCCAGGCGATCTGCCGCCTCGACGGCGCCGACGAACGCCTGACCCTGGCGATGCTCGAAGCCGGCGCCGATCCGTTCGGTGCCGACGCCCGCGGACGCACGCCACTGCACATGGCCGCGTCCACGGGCCGTACCGCACTGCTGGGCGCCCTGCTCGCCCGTGGCATGAACCCGAACGTTCGCGACGCAGGCGGACGCACGCCGTTGCACGCGGCGCTCGAGCAAGGTGGCGAAAGCCTGCCGCTGGTACGCCTGCTGGTCGCCCACGGCGCGGATCCCGAGGCCGCCGACGTCAATGGCGAGACACCCTACGGACTGGGCATCGGACACGGCGATGTGGAGCGCTGGCTCAGCTGGACAGCGTGGCCGCTGCCGCGTCGCCCCCTGCGTGCCGACGATCTTCCCGCCGCCGCCGCCGCGGGCGATGTGCAAGCCGTGGACCGGCTGATCGAACTGGGCTTCCCCGTCGACACACGCGACCACCAGGGCGCGACCGGCCTGCTTCGCGCGTCCGGGGCCGGACAGCGTCACGTCGTCGATCACCTGCTCCAGGCCGGCGCCGATCCGACCCTCGCCGCCGCCTCCGGCATCACGCCGCTGGCGGCAGCCGTCAACGCGCGACGCGACACGATTGTCGAGGCCCTGCTCGCGCATGGCGTGTCGGCCGACCAGCGGTTGCCGGGCGAGACCACGGCGCTGATGATCGCCGCCGCGCTGGGCTATCCGGAGATCGCCGACATGCTGCTGCGTGCCGGTGCCGATGCGAAAGCCGAGGACGCCCACGGCCACACGGCCCTGCACGCCGCCGCGCAGTACTGCTTCGGCAGTAGCGACAGCCTGCGTGCGCGGCGCCTGCTGGATACCGTGCTCGGCAAGGGCGCCGATGCGAACAAGGCCGACAAGGATGGCGTGACCCCTTTGCTGATGTTGCTGGGTGCGAACCTGCGCCCCGGCGCCACCGCCGATGCCACCCACCTCGGCGCCCTGGTACCGGTGCTGCTGGATGCCGGCGCCCGGATCGAGCATGCCGACCACCGCGGCGTCAGCGCGCTGCACGCCAGCGCGATGCATGCCCTGCTCGGGCCGGCGCGCGTGCTGCTGCAGCGCGGCGCCAACCGCAACGCCGCCGATGGCTTCGGCCGGACCGCCGGCGATGTCGCACGACACCTGGGCTATGTGGACATCGCGCATGAACTGGGCAGCCGCGTCGGCACCGTACCCAGCGTACGCCAGACACTCCGGCAACCCGCCCAGCCGGATTGAGGCCCTCGCCGACGTGCCGCCGACATGTCCGCCGCCGGCACATCGGCGCCACGACCCCGCTTGGCGAAGCGATCACCCTGTAGGAGCGCGCGATGCGCGCGACATCGTCTCGCGGCGCCTTTCATGCTTGCGCGCCAGCTCCGGAGTTATCGCGAAAAGATGTCGCGCGCATCGCGCGCTCCTACAGATGCATGTCGCGCATGTCATGCATACCGTGCTTGTAGTGCGTTGCGAGATCGACGTGGCTCAACTGTCGCGCTCGCGCTCGTCAACGGCGTCGGCTTCGAACAGCTGCTGCAGGTCGTGCAGGGCTTCCTTCGAGGACTGGATGAGGGCCGCGTCGTCGTCGTAGACGAGGTACTGCGCGCGCAGCACCTGCTCGTCGTGCTTGCGGAAACGGGCGATGCGGCTGTCGACGACCTCCGCCGGCATGTCCAGCGACTGGAGCACGTGGCGTGTCATTTCCAGGCTGGAGTAGAACGTCTCGCGCACGGGTTCTTCGATGCCGATATCCATCAGACGGAAGGCATGCTGGCGGTTACGCGCACGGGCGATGATCTTCAGGTGCGGGTACTGTCGCCTGACCAGCCGGGCGGTGCGGATGTTCGCCTCGGGATCGTCGGTGGCGATGACGAACACCTCGGCCTTGTCGGCCTGCGCCGCCCGCAGCATTTCCGGACGCGCGGGGTCACCGAAGAACAGCGACGTGCCACCGAACCGCCGCGAGGTATCCACCTGCTCCACCGAGCTTTCCAGGGCGACGAATGGGATGTCCTGCGCGCGCAGCATGCGCGCGACGATCTGGCCCATGCGGCCGAAGCCCGCGATGATGACCCGCGGCGTATCGGACTCGATGGTGTCGAAGGCGCGGTCGGGCGTATGCACACGCTCGTGGACCAGCCGGGAGGCTGCCAGCACCAGCAGCGGTGTCAGCGCCATGGACAGCGAGATGGCCATGACCATCAACCCGCGCTGGCTATCGTCGATCAGGCGGTTCTGCTGGGCGAGGTTGAGGATGACGAACGCGAACTCGCCGCCGCTGGCCAGCACGGCGGCAAGCCGCACGGAATCCGCGGTGGTCAGTGCACCGATCAGCCGGCCCAGCGGCACGATCAGCATCGCCTTGACGGCCAGCAGCAAGGCCACCATGCCCAGCACCAGGAGCGGCTTGGCCACCAGCAGCGCGAGGTCGACCGACATGCCCACGCTGACGAAGAACAGCCCCAGCAGCAGCCCCTTGAACGGCTCGATGTTGGATTCCAGTTCGTGCCGGTATTCCGAATCTGCCAGCAGCAGGCCGGCCAGGAAGGCACCGAGCGTGACCGAGATGCCGGCCAGTTCCATCAGCCATGCCGTGCCCATGACCACGAGCAGGGCCGTTGCCGTGAACACCTCGGTGCTCTTGGCGCGGGCGACGAAACGGAACACGTGGCGCAACAGCAGGCGACCGCCCAGGATCACCCCGAAGATGGTGCCAACCACCCGCAGCACGCTGGCCAGGTCAGGGCCGTGCGCATCGTGGGCCACGGCGCTGCCCAGCAGGGGCACCGCGGCGATCAGCGGAATGGCGGCCAGGTCCTGGAACAGCAGGATGGCGAAGGCCTGGCGACCGTAGGCCGAACCGGCTTCCTTGCGCTCGGCCAGGATCTGCAGGCCGAAGGCCGTGGAAGACAGGGCCAGACTGCCGCCGACGATGACGCCGGCTTTCC
This DNA window, taken from Luteibacter sp. 9135, encodes the following:
- a CDS encoding OmpP1/FadL family transporter is translated as MQTLIRTRPLAVAALSLAIAGALVAPQAAHASAFQLKENSAAALGRAFAGSTAAGDDASVIVNNPAAMSMLKGTTFQADVTGINFSTKFHGTATDAQGRPISGGNGGDAGTTIPVPAFYVATQVSDRWHVGFGLTAPFGFKTEYDGDWKGRYNAIKSDFKSYDATLSASFDVTDNFALGVSAIAQKTTAELTSAINYNTVGLGLIQRAAAAGQLSPAVARALAGQYAAVVPPGSDGVAKIKGDDWAYGWQVGGLWKLTPNDRIALNYRSKIKHTLEGTGNFTMPSNVSAVLSNPTVGALLGSGQPPFTHTNGTAGFTTPVVATASFWHQDVKFGLGFDLSWTKWDEFKDLTVDYSNPNQPSTSENYSWRNSYFLSAGGEYYPTDKLTLRAGIAVDSTPTYDDTRSPRVPDSTRKWLAFGVGYKATENFELNAGYAHIFVNKAHIAGVTDATNDRLVGQSDDKGNLLSVSAKYQF
- a CDS encoding YcgL domain-containing protein, yielding MHCYVYASLRKPDTYVWMTRRDGLDMLPEPLVLLLGELRFVLEVELTPQRKLPHNDTEQVLINLAGCGWHLQTPPGETLTVCNQPNHNREIDPDQMLVRA
- a CDS encoding ankyrin repeat domain-containing protein, translated to MANPKRRRPSLLKALPWFIPVLAAVACAGLTASPLALIPLLLANALVMGAVCHAIGFDPETSYLRTALRRGSAYVVIFTAYTFVVFVLVAWPLLKLTQAPSLGAALLLAATLVVALAALWRTWPAFGLIFLWDDAYPEDSGTASWIFTALARSVSFGRHLSAEERFFSHFLPAALSLLVLAFCAVALSGLYGVLPAEMRLASLALYGVVLLPVAGMVIANRTLRALLPDRRVRLGAKRGGIPSREDVGQDAERPANIPPAPLPVLSTEESQPGVRERALLLATREGDIARAVALVEAGAEPDTGAEPGDRDQRPVLTLAALSPDSRLLRALIARGAKVDRAHQGVTALHAATRDSWHGRPDAVLTLLTNGAHAAAVDNEGNTPLHGAVLSAEPTVAAMLLDAGAPVDAVNAAGDTPLAIACRAANWALVRFLLEHGAKASPVGGEPALVAAAGIADDDAEGVKVLLRYKAAVNATDAHGRSALMAAAAEGHEQIARALLQAHAQPNLADRHGTTALMEAARAGAQGIVQLLADAHADASPRDGHGRDALTLACQSPRAQAATVRALLALGAQPKEPGADGRSALDHAAGAGRWDFVALLDPETPLPTSLSESVVPEAGADSPLHLYDALRFGHWAVASTFTTKVRAWPVEELSALYVDLAGPGFEAARAWLLDHGLHAEARLGAPGDTPQAGRRLFDALLPQLPQSADALLQLMRAGASPAGAGLLGQAICRLDGADERLTLAMLEAGADPFGADARGRTPLHMAASTGRTALLGALLARGMNPNVRDAGGRTPLHAALEQGGESLPLVRLLVAHGADPEAADVNGETPYGLGIGHGDVERWLSWTAWPLPRRPLRADDLPAAAAAGDVQAVDRLIELGFPVDTRDHQGATGLLRASGAGQRHVVDHLLQAGADPTLAAASGITPLAAAVNARRDTIVEALLAHGVSADQRLPGETTALMIAAALGYPEIADMLLRAGADAKAEDAHGHTALHAAAQYCFGSSDSLRARRLLDTVLGKGADANKADKDGVTPLLMLLGANLRPGATADATHLGALVPVLLDAGARIEHADHRGVSALHASAMHALLGPARVLLQRGANRNAADGFGRTAGDVARHLGYVDIAHELGSRVGTVPSVRQTLRQPAQPD
- a CDS encoding monovalent cation:proton antiporter-2 (CPA2) family protein, encoding MDGHHFLETAVVFLLATVVAVPLTKRFRLGAVLGYLLAGVVIGPSVLGLVNDTEGVATISDFGVVLMLFVIGLELSPSRLWVMRRAVFGSGSLQVITCALALGAIGYFLFGLTWKAGVIVGGSLALSSTAFGLQILAERKEAGSAYGRQAFAILLFQDLAAIPLIAAVPLLGSAVAHDAHGPDLASVLRVVGTIFGVILGGRLLLRHVFRFVARAKSTEVFTATALLVVMGTAWLMELAGISVTLGAFLAGLLLADSEYRHELESNIEPFKGLLLGLFFVSVGMSVDLALLVAKPLLVLGMVALLLAVKAMLIVPLGRLIGALTTADSVRLAAVLASGGEFAFVILNLAQQNRLIDDSQRGLMVMAISLSMALTPLLVLAASRLVHERVHTPDRAFDTIESDTPRVIIAGFGRMGQIVARMLRAQDIPFVALESSVEQVDTSRRFGGTSLFFGDPARPEMLRAAQADKAEVFVIATDDPEANIRTARLVRRQYPHLKIIARARNRQHAFRLMDIGIEEPVRETFYSSLEMTRHVLQSLDMPAEVVDSRIARFRKHDEQVLRAQYLVYDDDAALIQSSKEALHDLQQLFEADAVDERERDS